In one Solanum lycopersicum chromosome 11, SLM_r2.1 genomic region, the following are encoded:
- the LOC101251952 gene encoding proteasome subunit beta type-4 isoform X2 → MYIRMLVKSIGYGGKCSRFPYVTGTSVVGIKYKDGILLAADMGGSYGSTIRYKSVDRLKPVGKHSLLGASGEISDFQEIMKYLDELILYDNMWDDGNSLGPKEVHNYLTRVMYNRRNKFNPLWNSLVLGGVKNGQKYLGTVSMIGVHYEDNHVATGFGNHLARPILRDEWHENLSYEEGVKLLEKCMRVLLYRDRSAVNKLQIAKITEEGVTISQPYSLKTFWNFSAFQNPTVGAEGSW, encoded by the exons ATGTACATAAGGATGCTGGTGAAGAGCATTGGATATGGAGGAAAATGTTCCAG GTTTCCATATGTGACTGGGACATCAGTTGTCGGCATCAAGTACAAAGATGGTATTCTCTTGGCAGCTGACATGGGAG GTTCCTATGGTTCAACGATACGTTACAAGAGTGTGGATCGATTAAAGCCAGTGGGAAAACACTCCCTTCTTGGTGCAAGTGGTGAAATAAGTGATTTTCAGGAGATAATGAAGTACCTTGATGAGCTTAT CTTGTATGACAACATGTGGGATGATGGGAACTCCTTGGGTCCCAAAGAAGTGCATAACTACCTAACACGTGTGATGTATAATCGTCGCAACAAGTTCAACCCACTTTGGAATTCACTTGTTCTTGGTGGAGTAAAAAATGGACAGAAGTATCTTGGAACA GTTAGTATGATTGGTGTGCATTACGAGGACAACCATGTGGCTACTGGATTTGGGAATCATCTTGCGAGGCCCATTCTTCGTGACGAATGGCATGAAAATTTGAGTTATGAAGAGGGCGTTAAGTTATTGGAGAAATGTATGCGTGTGCTTTTGTATCGAGACAGATCTGCAGTCAACAAGCTTCAG ATTGCAAAAATCACAGAAGAGGGAGTAACAATTTCTCAGCCATACTCATTGAAGACTTTCTGGAACTTCTCTGCTTTCCAGAATCCAACCGTTGGTGCTGAGGGTTCATGGTAA
- the LOC101251952 gene encoding proteasome subunit beta type-4 isoform X1, protein MNVMDSAPAKSSLMSPESDIQRTQFPYVTGTSVVGIKYKDGILLAADMGGSYGSTIRYKSVDRLKPVGKHSLLGASGEISDFQEIMKYLDELILYDNMWDDGNSLGPKEVHNYLTRVMYNRRNKFNPLWNSLVLGGVKNGQKYLGTVSMIGVHYEDNHVATGFGNHLARPILRDEWHENLSYEEGVKLLEKCMRVLLYRDRSAVNKLQIAKITEEGVTISQPYSLKTFWNFSAFQNPTVGAEGSW, encoded by the exons ATGAAT GTGATGGATTCAGCTCCGGCTAAAAGTAGCTTAATGAGTCCCGAATCTGATATTCAGAGAACACA GTTTCCATATGTGACTGGGACATCAGTTGTCGGCATCAAGTACAAAGATGGTATTCTCTTGGCAGCTGACATGGGAG GTTCCTATGGTTCAACGATACGTTACAAGAGTGTGGATCGATTAAAGCCAGTGGGAAAACACTCCCTTCTTGGTGCAAGTGGTGAAATAAGTGATTTTCAGGAGATAATGAAGTACCTTGATGAGCTTAT CTTGTATGACAACATGTGGGATGATGGGAACTCCTTGGGTCCCAAAGAAGTGCATAACTACCTAACACGTGTGATGTATAATCGTCGCAACAAGTTCAACCCACTTTGGAATTCACTTGTTCTTGGTGGAGTAAAAAATGGACAGAAGTATCTTGGAACA GTTAGTATGATTGGTGTGCATTACGAGGACAACCATGTGGCTACTGGATTTGGGAATCATCTTGCGAGGCCCATTCTTCGTGACGAATGGCATGAAAATTTGAGTTATGAAGAGGGCGTTAAGTTATTGGAGAAATGTATGCGTGTGCTTTTGTATCGAGACAGATCTGCAGTCAACAAGCTTCAG ATTGCAAAAATCACAGAAGAGGGAGTAACAATTTCTCAGCCATACTCATTGAAGACTTTCTGGAACTTCTCTGCTTTCCAGAATCCAACCGTTGGTGCTGAGGGTTCATGGTAA